A genome region from Neptunomonas japonica JAMM 1380 includes the following:
- a CDS encoding NarK family nitrate/nitrite MFS transporter: MSNDKIQLLNFSDPKIKTLHITWFAFFLTFMVWFSHAPLMAIIKEAFDLTTPEVKALLILNVALTIPSRIVIGTLVDKYGPRTIYSMLLMVGGIICVGFASAQTYEQLAILRFLSGFIGAGFVIGIRMVSEWFPAKQVGIAEGIYGGWGNFGSAAAAMSLPSLALMFGGEDGWRYALGMTGVLAFVYGLIYRKIARDTPKGSTYFKPKKHGGLEVTSKGDFYFYLLMNVPMYLALAVLTWKLSPSNLGLLNEIGTYGIYAVLATLFVVQVRAIYHVNEENLKHGVPEIQRYKFKQVAVLDIAYFVTFGSELAVVSMLPLFFLDTFEGLSAVQAGLLASGFAFMNLVARPTGGHFSDKYGRRKALSIFIAGLAVGYFVLSQIDANWFIPVAVIATMGCSFFVQAGEGAVFAAVPLIQRRMTGQIAGMAGAYGNVGAVCYLTVLSFVDYSTFFLVIGASAAVAFLFVQFMDEPSGQMAEILPDGTVQLIDVE, encoded by the coding sequence ATGTCCAATGACAAAATCCAATTACTAAACTTTAGTGATCCAAAGATAAAAACTTTGCATATCACTTGGTTTGCATTTTTCCTGACCTTCATGGTCTGGTTTAGCCATGCTCCCCTAATGGCTATAATCAAAGAAGCTTTTGACCTTACTACCCCTGAAGTCAAAGCACTGTTAATTCTTAACGTTGCGCTAACCATCCCTTCCCGCATTGTCATTGGCACTTTAGTAGATAAATACGGCCCTCGTACTATTTACAGTATGCTATTGATGGTGGGGGGTATAATTTGCGTTGGGTTCGCTTCAGCACAAACTTATGAGCAACTAGCAATACTACGTTTTCTTAGCGGTTTCATCGGTGCTGGTTTTGTTATCGGTATCCGTATGGTCTCTGAGTGGTTTCCTGCCAAGCAAGTAGGGATTGCTGAAGGGATTTATGGTGGTTGGGGTAACTTTGGTTCTGCAGCAGCAGCTATGAGCCTCCCCTCTCTTGCACTTATGTTCGGCGGTGAAGATGGCTGGCGCTATGCGCTTGGAATGACAGGCGTGTTAGCTTTTGTATACGGTCTCATTTATCGAAAAATTGCACGTGATACACCAAAAGGATCTACTTACTTCAAACCCAAAAAACACGGTGGTCTTGAAGTTACTAGCAAAGGTGATTTCTATTTTTACCTGCTAATGAATGTTCCTATGTATTTAGCACTTGCCGTACTGACATGGAAACTGTCACCTTCAAATCTAGGTTTATTAAACGAGATAGGCACATATGGCATCTATGCAGTACTTGCAACATTGTTCGTCGTTCAAGTGCGAGCCATCTATCATGTAAACGAAGAAAACCTGAAACATGGTGTTCCTGAAATTCAGCGTTATAAGTTCAAACAAGTTGCTGTACTGGACATAGCTTATTTCGTTACTTTCGGATCTGAGTTGGCCGTTGTTTCAATGCTTCCGCTATTCTTCCTCGATACATTTGAAGGTCTAAGCGCAGTCCAAGCAGGGTTACTTGCATCAGGTTTCGCCTTTATGAATTTAGTTGCTCGTCCGACAGGCGGCCACTTCAGCGATAAATATGGTCGCCGTAAAGCGCTGTCCATATTCATTGCCGGCCTAGCTGTAGGATATTTTGTACTCAGCCAAATTGACGCTAACTGGTTCATCCCTGTTGCCGTTATTGCCACAATGGGCTGCTCTTTCTTCGTACAAGCAGGTGAAGGTGCCGTATTTGCAGCAGTACCTCTAATTCAGCGTCGAATGACTGGACAAATTGCAGGTATGGCAGGCGCATACGGTAACGTCGGTGCAGTTTGTTACTTAACAGTGCTATCGTTTGTAGACTACTCAACATTCTTTTTGGTGATTGGTGCATCTGCCGCTGTAGCCTTCTTGTTCGTCCAATTTATGGATGAGCCTTCAGGACAGATGGCTGAAATATTACCCGATGGCACAGTTCAGCTGATCGACGTTGAATAA
- a CDS encoding bifunctional protein-serine/threonine kinase/phosphatase — MHLNSEIRLSTAQQSITGRKARNEDCLGFFMPVGNLLTTKGACGMIADGVSTAEAGAEAAEHCVREFINDYFDTPDIWTVKKSAQKVLTSINRALYSRSHEYLSSTRGYVCTFSVLVIKSHTAHIFHIGDSRIYRIRDDHMECLTTDHTTPLSQSTSCLARAMGMDTHLDIDYRTISIEPNDIFFLSTDGVHDTLSPQEIQALIYESKSLDSACEQLVSQSYEKGSTDNISCQLIRVDQIIRESVDDLTDKLTELPFPPDLEPGMRIDDYEVISELYASSRSQLYIVKDPLNGKQRIMKTPSQNFNDDPAYIERFIMEEWVGSRIDSPYVVKVCNANRPKTFLYYLMEKVEGVSLEQWIEDNPYPKPSEAIKLIKQIAKGLQAFHQRETLHQDLKPSNIMISSDHHITLVDFGSVYVSGINEIFIPIERDRVLGTVNYSDPLLRLGQNTGIKGDLFSLACITYEIFTHHLPYGEGLERCETPQQLEKLKYIPSERYNPVLPLWFDRALMKGVSIKSEDRYDTIEQFLQDATHPNPEFLLPKEVEKKTQSVILWQMMSLVWFITSMFLMAALWLQG, encoded by the coding sequence ATGCACCTTAACAGTGAAATTAGATTATCGACTGCCCAGCAAAGCATTACCGGACGAAAGGCCCGTAATGAGGATTGTCTGGGCTTTTTTATGCCTGTCGGTAATCTACTCACGACGAAAGGTGCCTGCGGAATGATTGCTGATGGCGTCAGCACTGCTGAAGCTGGCGCAGAGGCCGCCGAGCACTGTGTACGTGAATTTATAAATGACTATTTCGATACTCCCGATATCTGGACAGTAAAAAAATCTGCACAAAAAGTACTCACTTCTATTAACCGTGCACTTTACTCCCGTAGTCATGAATACCTTAGCAGCACCCGCGGTTATGTTTGTACATTTTCAGTTTTAGTCATCAAGTCACATACTGCACATATATTCCATATAGGCGACAGCCGTATTTATCGTATTCGCGATGACCACATGGAGTGCTTAACCACTGATCATACGACTCCATTAAGCCAAAGTACCAGCTGCTTAGCCCGCGCCATGGGCATGGATACGCATTTAGACATTGATTATCGGACAATTTCGATAGAGCCTAATGATATTTTCTTTCTTAGTACTGACGGTGTTCATGACACTTTGTCGCCACAAGAGATACAAGCACTCATCTATGAAAGTAAATCTCTAGACTCGGCATGTGAGCAATTAGTCAGTCAGTCTTACGAAAAAGGCAGCACCGATAACATAAGCTGCCAATTAATACGTGTTGACCAAATCATCCGAGAAAGTGTTGATGACTTAACAGATAAACTAACTGAACTACCTTTCCCTCCAGACCTAGAACCTGGCATGCGCATAGATGATTACGAAGTCATTTCTGAGCTCTACGCTAGTAGTCGCAGCCAGCTCTATATCGTTAAGGACCCTCTTAACGGTAAACAACGAATAATGAAAACACCTTCACAAAACTTTAATGACGACCCTGCTTATATTGAGCGTTTCATTATGGAGGAGTGGGTTGGCAGCCGTATTGATAGTCCGTATGTAGTTAAAGTCTGTAATGCTAATCGCCCAAAGACGTTCCTCTACTATTTAATGGAGAAAGTTGAAGGTGTCTCATTAGAACAATGGATCGAAGATAACCCATACCCTAAACCCTCAGAAGCAATCAAACTGATAAAACAGATAGCAAAAGGGCTACAAGCCTTTCATCAACGCGAAACGTTGCACCAAGACTTAAAACCCAGCAACATCATGATTTCCTCAGACCATCATATTACGCTAGTCGATTTCGGTTCTGTCTATGTTTCTGGCATCAACGAGATTTTCATCCCCATAGAAAGAGACCGTGTGCTTGGTACCGTTAATTACTCTGATCCATTACTCAGATTAGGACAGAATACGGGCATAAAAGGAGATCTTTTTTCTTTAGCCTGCATTACTTACGAAATATTTACTCACCATTTACCCTACGGAGAAGGGCTCGAGCGATGTGAAACACCTCAGCAACTTGAGAAATTGAAATATATCCCTTCCGAACGCTATAACCCTGTATTACCGCTATGGTTTGATCGCGCGTTAATGAAGGGAGTGTCTATAAAATCAGAAGATAGGTATGACACTATTGAGCAGTTTTTACAGGATGCTACCCATCCTAACCCTGAGTTTTTATTGCCAAAAGAGGTAGAAAAGAAAACCCAAAGCGTTATTTTATGGCAGATGATGTCGCTAGTCTGGTTTATAACATCCATGTTTTTAATGGCTGCTCTTTGGTTGCAAGGCTAA
- a CDS encoding ABC transporter substrate-binding protein has protein sequence MHKSCLFFEQIFPRLRIAFSLLILLMCSVCNAASPPAEDAIVLQLKWKHQFQFAGFYAALKEGYFADEGLNVTIREVDKHRSATEVVLSGDAQFGITDSSVVLARLEGQPLVVVAAIFQHSPMVLLALDSSEIFSPLELKNKRVMYQRNTDDAALLAMFTKLGLTEYDHTHVAHNFRDDVLVSGNVDAMSAYATDQPYIYQEKHIPVNIIAPIDYGIDFYGDMLFVEEGFLRKNKEKVLAFRRASLKGWKYAIDHQQVMVEWILANLNTDKTRAHLLYEAKKTVRLIQPKTIDLGSFNANKFLGIAEIYKQLGFAPLTGEIAGIDYQEYYAEKPRYLVLLFNIALLVVLFWVCLMHYKWLRKEIVMRQLALRKTPFLAKHY, from the coding sequence GTGCATAAAAGCTGCTTGTTTTTTGAACAGATTTTTCCTCGTTTGAGAATAGCTTTTTCTCTTTTAATATTGCTTATGTGTAGTGTTTGCAATGCTGCGAGCCCACCCGCAGAAGACGCTATCGTCTTGCAGTTGAAGTGGAAGCATCAATTTCAATTTGCGGGCTTTTACGCGGCTCTCAAAGAGGGGTATTTCGCAGACGAGGGCTTGAATGTCACTATTCGAGAAGTTGATAAGCATAGAAGTGCGACAGAAGTAGTGCTCAGTGGTGACGCGCAGTTTGGTATCACTGATTCTAGTGTTGTATTAGCGCGATTAGAAGGACAGCCTTTGGTCGTGGTTGCGGCTATTTTTCAGCACTCACCTATGGTTTTGTTGGCGTTAGATTCCTCAGAAATTTTTAGCCCTTTAGAGTTAAAAAATAAACGTGTCATGTATCAACGAAATACAGATGATGCGGCCTTGTTGGCGATGTTTACCAAACTGGGTTTAACAGAATATGACCATACACATGTGGCGCATAATTTTCGTGATGACGTGCTGGTTAGTGGTAATGTGGATGCAATGTCGGCTTATGCCACAGACCAACCTTACATATATCAAGAGAAACATATCCCCGTTAATATTATTGCACCGATTGATTACGGTATAGATTTTTATGGAGATATGCTTTTTGTAGAAGAGGGTTTTCTGAGAAAGAATAAAGAAAAAGTACTTGCGTTTCGTCGTGCTAGTTTAAAGGGGTGGAAGTATGCCATTGATCATCAACAAGTAATGGTTGAGTGGATACTAGCGAACTTGAACACAGATAAAACTAGAGCGCATTTACTTTATGAAGCTAAGAAAACAGTGCGCTTAATTCAGCCAAAAACTATTGATTTAGGTTCGTTTAATGCGAACAAATTTCTTGGTATTGCCGAAATATATAAGCAATTGGGTTTTGCCCCGTTAACGGGTGAAATAGCAGGGATAGATTATCAAGAGTATTATGCTGAAAAGCCAAGGTACCTTGTTTTGCTTTTTAATATTGCGTTGTTAGTGGTGCTCTTTTGGGTATGCTTAATGCATTATAAGTGGCTAAGAAAAGAGATTGTAATGCGCCAGTTGGCGTTGAGAAAAACTCCTTTTTTAGCAAAGCATTATTAA
- a CDS encoding ribonucleotide reductase subunit alpha, whose translation MEVLTMFKGNVSGEFTKLLEAAKQQDQPQRLLMLFARAEGDEEKASNGSHETGTVTPLMCVDKLPEEIDSFEALVKEADAIESNWSFVLIAGLGGIDGEAPPTEAADQYLNQMANDLMMGQDLSGYTILDRQQSPVILQAN comes from the coding sequence ATGGAGGTACTTACAATGTTTAAGGGCAATGTGTCAGGAGAATTTACCAAACTGCTTGAGGCTGCCAAGCAGCAGGATCAGCCTCAACGACTGCTTATGCTTTTTGCTCGTGCTGAAGGTGATGAGGAAAAGGCAAGCAATGGATCTCATGAGACAGGTACGGTTACTCCATTAATGTGTGTTGATAAGTTACCAGAAGAAATTGATAGCTTTGAAGCTCTTGTAAAAGAAGCAGATGCGATTGAGAGTAATTGGAGTTTTGTACTAATTGCAGGTTTAGGTGGTATTGATGGTGAAGCGCCCCCAACTGAGGCGGCTGATCAGTATCTAAATCAAATGGCGAACGATTTGATGATGGGGCAGGACTTGTCGGGTTACACTATTCTTGATCGCCAGCAAAGTCCGGTAATCTTACAGGCTAACTAA
- a CDS encoding class II fumarate hydratase translates to MLDQHKKRIERDSLGDIPLPKHALYGAQTQRAINNFPVSGQTMPEAFIRALLQSKATAATVNALLQVLPQEIGKAIHQAVDTLLADKNLMQHFPLDIFQTGSGTSTNMNANEVIATLAMQQSNLPIHPNDHVNLGQSSNDSIPSTIHISAAVALSEQLLPALYHLTEALQQKANSVNHIIKTGRTHLMDAMPIRLSQSLNAWAAQILINIENIKQLQPNLQRLAQGGTAVGTGVNAHPDFAKLFCKELSAATGVLFVPADNVFSYISSQDTAVALSGQLKTTAVSLMKIANDLRWMNSGPLAGLGEIELETLQPGSSIMPGKVNPVIPESTAMVAAQVIGNDTSITIAGQSGNFELNVMLPLIAYNLLNSIQLLSNTCTLLADKAIATFKVNEKSLAQSLALNPILATALNPIIGYEKAAEIAKQAYKERRPIISVAAEQTELSLEELTTLLDPKSLV, encoded by the coding sequence ATGCTTGATCAACATAAAAAACGAATTGAACGTGACAGCTTGGGTGATATACCTCTACCCAAACATGCACTATATGGGGCACAAACACAACGCGCTATCAACAACTTCCCTGTTAGCGGGCAAACAATGCCCGAAGCATTCATACGAGCCCTGCTACAATCGAAAGCCACCGCCGCTACTGTAAACGCCTTACTCCAAGTGTTACCCCAAGAGATAGGAAAAGCCATTCACCAAGCAGTAGATACTCTATTAGCTGATAAAAATCTGATGCAACACTTTCCATTAGACATCTTTCAAACAGGCTCAGGCACTAGCACCAATATGAACGCCAATGAAGTCATTGCAACGCTAGCAATGCAGCAATCAAACTTACCCATTCACCCTAACGATCATGTGAACCTTGGCCAAAGCAGCAATGACAGTATCCCTTCTACTATCCATATTAGTGCCGCTGTTGCTCTATCAGAACAGTTACTGCCCGCCCTTTATCACCTCACTGAGGCCCTTCAACAAAAAGCCAACTCGGTAAATCACATTATAAAAACAGGGCGTACTCATTTAATGGATGCAATGCCGATAAGGCTTAGCCAGAGCCTGAACGCCTGGGCTGCACAAATCCTGATCAACATAGAAAACATTAAACAACTACAACCCAATCTACAGCGACTAGCACAAGGCGGGACAGCGGTAGGCACAGGCGTTAACGCCCACCCTGACTTTGCAAAACTCTTCTGTAAAGAACTAAGCGCAGCTACAGGCGTGTTATTTGTCCCTGCAGATAACGTCTTTTCTTACATTAGCTCGCAAGACACGGCAGTAGCGCTATCAGGTCAGCTAAAAACGACAGCGGTGTCTTTAATGAAAATAGCAAACGATCTACGCTGGATGAACTCAGGTCCCTTAGCTGGACTGGGCGAAATAGAGCTAGAAACGCTGCAACCGGGATCCTCTATTATGCCAGGCAAAGTAAACCCGGTTATTCCTGAATCAACCGCAATGGTAGCCGCACAAGTCATAGGTAATGACACAAGTATTACAATTGCTGGTCAATCTGGAAATTTTGAATTAAACGTAATGCTGCCACTCATTGCTTACAATCTACTTAACAGCATCCAACTGTTATCGAATACCTGTACTCTGTTAGCCGATAAAGCGATCGCTACATTTAAGGTAAACGAAAAAAGCCTCGCACAATCCTTAGCGCTCAACCCTATATTAGCCACTGCTCTAAACCCAATTATTGGATATGAAAAAGCCGCAGAAATTGCTAAACAAGCCTATAAGGAAAGAAGACCAATTATTAGTGTTGCTGCAGAACAAACAGAGTTATCTCTTGAAGAACTAACAACACTGCTTGATCCAAAATCCTTAGTATAG
- a CDS encoding PilZ domain-containing protein, whose amino-acid sequence MKPVIEIDNDDSKRLTYRVKLHQDDPVSLSVAGVAVDIIDISAKGVAFRYQGDATKEVYPMLLRFETDKVYEVVCNLKILRRSNPEYSAEYIDIDEKDVTRITGLVIECQKRDIRREKLLDAPRREIT is encoded by the coding sequence ATGAAACCTGTAATTGAAATTGATAATGATGACTCAAAGCGTCTTACGTATAGGGTGAAGTTACACCAAGATGACCCTGTAAGTTTGAGTGTTGCTGGCGTTGCTGTGGATATTATTGATATATCAGCAAAAGGCGTTGCGTTTCGCTATCAGGGTGATGCCACAAAAGAGGTCTATCCAATGTTGTTAAGATTTGAGACGGACAAAGTGTATGAAGTGGTATGTAATTTAAAGATCCTTCGTAGAAGTAACCCTGAATATAGTGCTGAGTATATCGATATCGATGAGAAAGATGTCACACGGATCACTGGGCTGGTTATTGAGTGTCAAAAGCGCGACATTCGTCGTGAAAAGTTGTTAGATGCACCGCGTAGAGAAATAACTTGA